A genomic segment from uncultured Desulfuromonas sp. encodes:
- a CDS encoding RDD family protein produces MKIECPHCQFSKEIADDKLPPLPANVTCPQCAEQFPLEAEDFAIKGEPLLTAEPVMPPPMPTPPIPSPSQATAAPLTDAAPAGFWVRVLAVIIDSVLLQALFYAMMFGIGMVVSNVDFESDPMMIMSAVGMSWTLSFAYYVFFTGYCGQTPGKMALRIKVIHNDGGPVGYGQAFVREVIGKFLSSLILGIGYLMVAFRSDKRGLHDLVASTRVVKL; encoded by the coding sequence ATGAAAATTGAATGCCCCCACTGTCAGTTCAGTAAAGAGATTGCCGACGACAAACTGCCGCCGTTACCGGCCAACGTGACCTGTCCGCAATGCGCTGAACAGTTCCCCCTTGAAGCTGAGGACTTCGCCATCAAGGGAGAACCACTACTGACAGCGGAACCGGTCATGCCGCCTCCGATGCCGACGCCACCGATCCCTTCGCCCTCTCAGGCAACGGCGGCTCCGTTGACTGACGCTGCTCCCGCCGGTTTTTGGGTGCGTGTTCTCGCTGTCATCATTGATTCCGTCCTGTTGCAAGCCCTGTTTTATGCCATGATGTTCGGCATCGGCATGGTGGTCAGCAATGTTGATTTCGAGTCGGACCCAATGATGATCATGTCTGCGGTGGGCATGAGTTGGACACTCTCATTCGCCTACTACGTTTTCTTCACCGGATACTGTGGCCAAACACCGGGGAAAATGGCCCTGCGTATTAAAGTGATTCATAATGACGGCGGTCCTGTGGGCTATGGACAGGCGTTTGTTCGCGAAGTCATCGGTAAATTTTTATCCAGTCTGATTTTAGGTATCGGCTATTTGATGGTTGCCTTCCGTTCCGATAAACGCGGGCTGCACGATCTTGTTGCCAGTACTCGGGTTGTTAAACTGTAA
- a CDS encoding argininosuccinate synthase, which translates to MQKKGTVKKAVLAYSGGLDTSIILKWLVEEYGCEVIAFSADLGQGEELDFIPEKAKKTGASKCFIEDLREEFVRDFVFPMFRANAIYEGRYFLGTSIARPLIAKKQMEIALAEGADAVSHGATGKGNDQVRFELGYYHFDPSIHVIAPWREWDLNSRTALEEYAKKHGIPVPTSKKFPWSSDRNLLHISFEGDILENPWAEAPEEMYVLTTRPEDAPDQPEFVEIEFEQGNAVAVNGERLSPANLLAKLNELGGKHGIGRVDLMENRYVGMKSRGVYETPGGTILEEAHRGVESITMDREVMHLRDSLIPRYAEMVYNGYWFAPERDALQALIDDTQKTVNGMARVKLYKGHCRVVGRKSDTDSLFNVEFATFEADQVYNQADAEGFIKLNALRLRIRSMMNKKG; encoded by the coding sequence ATGCAAAAAAAAGGCACTGTAAAAAAAGCGGTCCTCGCCTATTCCGGGGGCCTGGACACCTCAATCATCCTTAAATGGTTGGTGGAGGAATATGGTTGTGAAGTCATTGCTTTTTCGGCCGACCTCGGTCAGGGTGAGGAACTGGATTTCATCCCTGAAAAAGCCAAGAAAACCGGCGCCAGTAAATGCTTTATCGAAGATCTGCGTGAAGAGTTTGTCCGCGACTTCGTTTTCCCCATGTTCCGCGCCAATGCCATCTACGAAGGCCGCTACTTCCTCGGCACGTCCATTGCCCGTCCGCTGATCGCCAAAAAACAGATGGAAATTGCTCTGGCCGAAGGAGCGGATGCCGTTTCTCACGGTGCCACCGGTAAAGGCAACGACCAGGTTCGTTTCGAACTGGGCTATTACCACTTTGACCCGAGCATTCATGTCATTGCACCGTGGCGTGAATGGGACCTCAACAGTCGTACCGCACTGGAAGAATACGCCAAGAAACATGGCATCCCCGTACCGACCAGCAAAAAATTCCCCTGGAGCAGCGACCGTAACCTGCTGCACATCTCCTTCGAGGGTGACATCCTCGAAAACCCCTGGGCCGAAGCGCCGGAAGAGATGTATGTGCTGACCACTCGCCCTGAGGATGCACCGGATCAACCTGAATTCGTTGAAATTGAATTTGAGCAGGGCAATGCCGTCGCCGTCAATGGTGAGCGTCTGTCTCCGGCCAACCTGCTGGCCAAACTCAATGAATTGGGTGGCAAGCACGGCATCGGCCGTGTTGACCTGATGGAAAACCGTTACGTCGGCATGAAGAGCCGCGGCGTTTATGAAACCCCGGGCGGCACCATCCTCGAAGAAGCCCATCGTGGTGTCGAGTCGATCACCATGGACCGCGAAGTCATGCACCTGCGCGATTCGCTGATCCCCCGCTATGCGGAAATGGTCTACAACGGCTACTGGTTTGCTCCGGAGCGTGACGCCCTGCAGGCGTTGATTGACGACACTCAGAAAACCGTCAATGGTATGGCTCGCGTTAAACTGTACAAAGGGCACTGCCGTGTCGTCGGCCGCAAATCCGACACCGACAGTCTGTTCAATGTCGAGTTTGCCACCTTCGAAGCGGACCAGGTCTATAACCAGGCCGATGCCGAAGGGTTCATCAAACTCAACGCTCTGCGTCTGCGTATCCGCAGCATGATGAACAAAAAAGGCTAA
- a CDS encoding NUDIX hydrolase has translation MDYPLQKQIKTSVVACIIDKQQRILLTRRSIPPFFGQWVMPGGKIDHGEPIHSALKREVLEEVGLDVSVDALIDVYEHVAVGERRDHYIILYYRATPQSFELSINPDELSEAVWFAPAQLPDVDVPPGCRHILAMLHPELPWPHLEPPGDLADCEIPGICPLERG, from the coding sequence ATGGATTATCCGTTACAAAAACAGATCAAAACGTCCGTTGTCGCCTGCATTATCGACAAACAACAGCGGATCCTGTTAACCCGTCGCAGCATTCCGCCGTTTTTCGGTCAATGGGTGATGCCGGGAGGAAAAATTGATCACGGAGAACCGATCCATAGCGCCTTGAAAAGAGAGGTTCTCGAAGAGGTCGGTCTTGACGTCAGCGTGGATGCGCTGATTGATGTCTACGAACACGTTGCCGTTGGAGAACGGCGCGATCACTACATTATCCTCTATTACCGCGCCACACCGCAAAGCTTTGAGCTCTCCATCAATCCGGATGAGCTCAGTGAGGCGGTGTGGTTTGCTCCTGCTCAGCTTCCCGACGTTGATGTCCCCCCTGGTTGTCGCCATATTCTGGCCATGCTTCATCCGGAACTGCCCTGGCCACACCTTGAGCCGCCCGGCGACCTGGCGGACTGTGAGATCCCCGGCATTTGTCCTCTGGAAAGAGGCTAA
- the argH gene encoding argininosuccinate lyase, giving the protein MSEKLWGGRFTQPTDKFVEEFTASIDFDQRMYRYDIQGSMAHARMLGRQGIIAVEEAEQICAGLQGILADIEAGNIEFSVALEDIHMNVEARLIERIGAVGGKLHTGRSRNDQVAVDIRLYLRDEMKEVLVYLDKLQGALLDQADANLNTIMPGYTHLQTAQPVLFAHHMLAYYEMFLRDTGRMTDCLKRMNVLPLGAGALAGTTFPIDRESVAKDLGFDGVTRNSLDSVSDRDFALEFCAASATLMMHLSRLSEELILWSSADFNFIELTDAFCTGSSIMPQKKNPDVPELVRGKTGRVYGNLISLLTLMKSLPLAYNKDMQEDKEPLFDSIDTVKGSLKIFADMIAEMNVKADNMRIAAARGFSTATDVADYCVTKGIPFRNAHEIVGKTVRYCIESGKDIPELTLDEFKQFSDAIEDDIYNFVTLEASVNARRATGGTARSAVEAEIARARKQRQES; this is encoded by the coding sequence ATGAGCGAAAAACTCTGGGGAGGCCGCTTCACCCAGCCGACGGATAAATTTGTTGAGGAATTCACCGCTTCCATCGACTTTGACCAACGGATGTACCGCTATGACATTCAGGGGTCCATGGCTCATGCCCGAATGCTCGGTCGCCAGGGGATCATTGCCGTCGAAGAAGCGGAGCAGATTTGCGCTGGTCTGCAGGGCATCCTGGCCGACATCGAAGCGGGCAACATTGAGTTTTCCGTGGCTCTGGAAGATATTCACATGAACGTCGAAGCGCGCCTGATTGAGCGTATCGGCGCTGTTGGCGGCAAACTGCACACCGGCCGTTCCCGCAACGACCAGGTGGCCGTCGATATTCGTCTCTATCTGCGCGACGAAATGAAAGAGGTTCTCGTTTATCTCGACAAATTGCAGGGCGCACTACTCGATCAAGCCGACGCCAATCTGAATACCATCATGCCGGGCTACACCCATCTCCAAACAGCGCAGCCGGTGTTATTCGCCCATCACATGCTGGCCTATTACGAGATGTTCCTGCGCGATACGGGCCGCATGACGGACTGTTTGAAACGGATGAATGTGCTGCCTCTCGGTGCCGGTGCCCTGGCTGGCACCACCTTCCCTATTGACCGCGAATCCGTGGCCAAAGATCTCGGTTTTGATGGTGTGACCCGCAACAGTCTCGACTCGGTGTCCGACCGTGACTTTGCCCTGGAGTTCTGTGCGGCATCCGCCACCTTGATGATGCATCTGTCACGGCTGAGTGAAGAGTTGATTTTGTGGTCGAGCGCCGACTTCAACTTTATTGAGCTGACAGATGCCTTCTGCACCGGGAGCTCCATCATGCCGCAAAAGAAAAATCCCGATGTACCTGAACTGGTCCGCGGTAAAACCGGTCGCGTTTACGGCAACCTGATCAGCCTGCTGACCCTGATGAAGTCGCTGCCCCTGGCCTACAACAAGGATATGCAGGAGGACAAAGAGCCGCTGTTCGACAGCATCGACACCGTCAAAGGCAGCCTGAAAATCTTTGCCGACATGATCGCCGAAATGAACGTCAAAGCCGACAACATGCGCATTGCTGCGGCACGCGGCTTTTCGACCGCCACCGACGTCGCCGACTACTGCGTCACCAAAGGGATTCCATTCCGCAATGCGCATGAAATCGTCGGTAAAACCGTTCGCTACTGCATTGAAAGCGGTAAGGACATTCCGGAGTTGACTCTCGACGAATTCAAACAATTCAGCGATGCCATTGAAGACGACATTTACAACTTCGTTACCCTGGAGGCCTCGGTCAATGCGCGTCGCGCCACAGGCGGAACAGCCCGTAGCGCGGTTGAAGCGGAAATTGCCCGGGCTCGCAAACAACGCCAGGAGAGCTGA
- the dapA gene encoding 4-hydroxy-tetrahydrodipicolinate synthase, producing the protein MFKGSMVAIITPFNSDGSVNEDKFRELVEFQIANGTDVIVPCGTTGESATLNYEEHDLVIRACIEQVNGRIPVIAGTGSNSTAEAIELSRHAKEMGADGLLLVSPYYNKPSQEGLYQHYKTIAEEVALPQILYNVPGRTGMNMLASTTIRLAEIDNIVAIKEASGDVTQASEIISKAGDKIDVLSGDDFLTLPLMACGAKGIISVTANIMPKEVKGMVTAINEGRWDDARAMHLKMLDIHNAMFIESNPVPVKTAVSLLGKCEPTIRQPLCALQPASLEKLKAVMQGYGLL; encoded by the coding sequence ATGTTTAAAGGATCTATGGTTGCCATCATCACCCCGTTTAACAGTGATGGCTCTGTCAATGAAGACAAATTCCGTGAATTGGTTGAATTCCAAATCGCAAACGGCACCGATGTCATTGTTCCCTGTGGCACCACCGGTGAATCGGCAACCCTGAACTATGAAGAGCACGACCTGGTTATTCGTGCCTGCATCGAGCAGGTCAACGGCCGTATCCCCGTCATTGCCGGTACCGGTTCCAACTCCACGGCAGAAGCCATCGAACTGAGCCGCCATGCCAAAGAGATGGGTGCCGACGGTCTGCTGCTGGTCAGCCCTTATTACAACAAGCCTTCTCAGGAAGGTCTTTATCAACACTACAAAACCATTGCTGAAGAAGTGGCGCTGCCACAGATCCTGTACAATGTCCCCGGTCGTACCGGCATGAACATGCTGGCGTCCACGACGATCCGTCTGGCAGAGATCGACAACATTGTTGCGATCAAGGAAGCATCCGGTGATGTCACCCAGGCCAGTGAAATCATCAGCAAGGCTGGAGACAAGATCGACGTGCTGTCTGGAGATGACTTCCTCACCCTGCCGTTGATGGCCTGTGGTGCCAAAGGGATTATCTCTGTCACCGCCAACATCATGCCGAAAGAAGTTAAAGGGATGGTCACGGCAATCAATGAAGGCCGCTGGGATGATGCCCGCGCCATGCATCTGAAGATGCTCGACATCCATAATGCCATGTTCATTGAATCCAACCCGGTTCCCGTTAAGACAGCCGTTTCTCTGCTCGGCAAATGCGAACCGACGATTCGTCAGCCGTTGTGTGCACTGCAACCAGCCAGCCTCGAAAAACTTAAAGCGGTCATGCAAGGATACGGACTCCTTTAA